A genomic region of Arvicola amphibius chromosome X, mArvAmp1.2, whole genome shotgun sequence contains the following coding sequences:
- the LOC119805151 gene encoding mortality factor 4-like protein 2, translated as MGVELKLPDELKPFLVEDWELINKHKQLFQLPAEKNVDTILAEYVTFVKSQRKADNREYSVDELVYGIREYFNRMLGTQLLCQFEKAQFAEIHLAYPHIPMSQLYGAPHLLRLFTQIGTVLTHSLLSRHSLMRVAGYLHDFLKYLAENSTSLFSASNYKVASAEYCCQAL; from the coding sequence ATGGGAGTTGAATTGAAGTTGCCTGATGAACTTAAACCATTTCTTGTTGAGGACTGGGAACTGATAAACAAGCATAAGCAGTTATTCCAACTccctgctgagaagaatgtagaTACTATTCTCGCGGAGTATGTCACTTTTGTGAAATCACAGAGAAAGGCTGATAATAGGGAATATTCTGTTGATGAACTTGTATATGGAATAAGAGAGTACTTCAACAGGATGCTGGGCACCCAGCTGCTCTGCCAGTTTGAAAAGGCCCAGTTTGCCGAAATCCACCTGGCTTATCCTCATATTCCAATGTCTCAGCTTTATGGGGCTCCACACCTCCTACGATTATTTACTCAAATTGGGACTGTATTAACTCATTCCCTCCTTAGTAGGCATAGTCTTATGCGAGTGGCTGGGTATCTGCACGATttccttaaatacctagctgaGAATTCCACTTCTTTGTTCAGTGCCAGCAATTACAAAGTGGCTTCTGCTGAGTATTGTTGCCAAGCCCTGTGA